A stretch of Pseudomonadota bacterium DNA encodes these proteins:
- a CDS encoding CHASE2 domain-containing protein produces MNDLPRSAAIRAGTGLVVALAALLLMRLPALRRLEDKVFDRRVLAWRQLSEADTSRIVLVTIDEESLHELGLHWPLPRASYARAIERLRKAGAEGIGVTVVFQGAGGDPAQTRALAAVVDGADDVVLASRIDAGSGASGFRCATGFCDVPLDEDGIARHFQVSPAGVDPPPVCLALAMLRARYKNPTFTPRGFVDMGGARFPISWAGPPGRTFTTIGLKRVLGGGDLSKEVKGAVVLLGSTLPGSANDIRTPFSKGGGRGDPMTALELTANIVFTLMGSDALITLTTAQHVLLVCGTAFVLFVLFCSLHPAFSVSVVCFVSVLYTLGAMYAMIESRWLLPVVAPLVAVQVAWFSSIAYRGVRAWMRASQRSGVA; encoded by the coding sequence GTGAACGACCTCCCCCGGTCGGCGGCCATCCGCGCCGGGACCGGCCTGGTGGTCGCGCTTGCGGCGCTTCTGCTGATGCGCCTTCCGGCGCTGAGAAGGCTCGAAGACAAGGTGTTCGATCGTCGGGTGCTGGCCTGGCGTCAGCTCTCTGAGGCCGACACCTCGCGCATCGTGCTGGTCACCATCGACGAGGAATCGCTCCACGAGCTGGGGCTGCACTGGCCTCTCCCGCGCGCCTCGTATGCGCGCGCCATCGAGCGGCTTCGCAAGGCGGGCGCGGAAGGCATCGGGGTCACCGTGGTCTTCCAAGGCGCGGGGGGAGACCCTGCCCAGACCCGCGCGCTTGCCGCTGTCGTTGACGGCGCCGACGACGTTGTCCTGGCGTCGCGCATCGACGCGGGAAGTGGAGCTTCTGGCTTCAGATGCGCCACAGGCTTCTGCGACGTGCCCCTCGATGAGGACGGCATCGCCCGCCACTTCCAGGTGTCGCCCGCCGGGGTGGATCCCCCTCCGGTCTGTCTCGCGCTCGCGATGCTCCGGGCGCGGTACAAGAATCCCACCTTCACCCCGAGGGGCTTCGTCGACATGGGAGGCGCGCGCTTCCCCATCTCGTGGGCGGGGCCACCTGGGCGCACGTTCACCACCATCGGCCTCAAGCGCGTGCTCGGCGGTGGCGATCTGTCGAAGGAGGTGAAGGGGGCGGTGGTTCTGCTCGGCAGCACCCTGCCGGGCAGCGCCAACGACATTCGCACCCCCTTCAGCAAAGGGGGCGGTCGCGGCGACCCCATGACCGCGCTCGAGCTCACCGCGAACATCGTCTTCACCCTGATGGGCTCCGATGCCCTCATCACGCTGACCACCGCCCAGCACGTTCTGCTGGTGTGCGGCACGGCATTCGTGCTGTTCGTGCTCTTCTGCTCGCTGCATCCCGCGTTCTCGGTCTCGGTGGTGTGCTTCGTCAGCGTGCTGTACACATTGGGCGCCATGTACGCCATGATCGAGTCGCGCTGGCTGCTGCCCGTGGTTGCCCCCCTTGTGGCGGTGCAGGTCGCGTGGTTCTCGTCGATCGCCTATCGCGGCGTGCGGGCCTGGATGCGCGCGTCGCAACGCAGCGGCGTGGCGTAG
- a CDS encoding PAS domain-containing protein, giving the protein MPKKIVGILTEHLVDHFDEACIGIDKEGRIHFFNRSAEVMFGVAASAAIGQKIWDALEMSDFTRAFARVVKSGGTDAHDRLVLMPDQRALQAQFLAVHGSEGRLAGAVAVLRDVTSLQRIERDVSTLVGRIAEEMRIPLTSIKGYVETLLEGGYSEPAILRRFLQIINDETNRMARLLVGLLDAGERPSPSDAPLGPVSVSRVVGEVTTNLAPLVAQKCVRLDVDVASSLPPVRANEALLSQAVTNVLDNAIKIVGLNALVAEKAGETGRVRLVARCEASSVLLEVHDNGVGIAADEMDRIFERFARVTRGPAAQLGGTGLGLPIAREIVQAFGGRLEARSREGQGSCFTMTLPAVPAP; this is encoded by the coding sequence GTGCCCAAGAAGATCGTCGGCATCCTCACCGAGCACCTCGTCGACCATTTCGACGAGGCCTGCATCGGCATCGACAAAGAGGGTCGCATCCACTTCTTCAACCGCTCCGCCGAGGTCATGTTCGGCGTCGCCGCGTCTGCTGCCATCGGTCAGAAGATCTGGGACGCCCTCGAGATGAGCGACTTCACCCGGGCATTCGCCAGGGTGGTGAAGTCGGGTGGAACCGATGCCCACGATCGGCTTGTGCTCATGCCTGACCAGCGCGCCCTCCAGGCCCAGTTCCTGGCGGTGCACGGATCCGAGGGGCGCCTCGCGGGGGCCGTGGCGGTTCTGCGCGACGTCACCTCCCTGCAGCGTATCGAGCGAGACGTGAGCACCCTGGTGGGTCGCATCGCCGAGGAGATGCGCATCCCCCTGACCTCGATCAAGGGCTACGTCGAGACCCTTCTCGAAGGCGGCTACAGCGAGCCCGCCATCCTTCGCCGCTTCCTCCAGATCATCAATGACGAGACGAACCGCATGGCGAGGCTTCTGGTGGGGCTCCTCGATGCGGGCGAGCGCCCCTCCCCGTCTGATGCGCCGCTGGGCCCGGTCTCGGTGTCACGGGTCGTGGGTGAGGTCACCACCAACCTGGCGCCCCTGGTGGCGCAGAAGTGTGTGCGCCTCGACGTCGATGTGGCGTCGTCGCTTCCTCCGGTGCGCGCGAACGAGGCGCTGCTGTCGCAGGCGGTGACCAACGTGCTCGACAACGCCATCAAGATCGTGGGCCTGAACGCGCTGGTGGCCGAGAAGGCGGGCGAGACCGGGCGCGTTCGTCTTGTCGCGCGGTGCGAGGCGTCGTCGGTGCTGCTCGAGGTGCATGACAACGGCGTGGGCATCGCCGCCGACGAGATGGATCGCATCTTCGAGCGCTTCGCGCGGGTCACGCGCGGTCCGGCCGCCCAGCTGGGGGGCACCGGGCTGGGGCTTCCCATTGCCCGCGAGATCGTCCAGGCCTTCGGAGGACGTCTCGAGGCGCGTAGCCGTGAGGGCCAGGGAAGCTGCTTCACCATGACCCTCCCGGCCGTACCTGCCCCGTGA
- a CDS encoding DNA-binding response regulator has protein sequence MAKEKILVVDDERNIVELVKYNLEKEGYDVVSAYDGLEALNVSRQERPDLIILDVMLPGTGGLDVCRTLRKETKTPIIMATAKSEEIDKILGLELGADDYVTKPFSPRELVARVKAVLRRTSSKAEEKDELAFDNLTINLVKHEVRLKGEEVDLKPKEFDLLKLLCTNPGKVFTRDYLLEQLWGYDYLGDTRTVDVHMRRLRQKIEEDPASPRYLKTVHGIGYKFQYEEKE, from the coding sequence TTGGCGAAGGAAAAGATTCTGGTCGTCGACGACGAGCGCAACATCGTCGAGCTCGTGAAATACAACCTCGAGAAAGAGGGCTACGACGTCGTTTCTGCATACGACGGGCTCGAGGCCCTCAACGTTTCTCGTCAGGAGCGGCCGGATCTCATCATCCTCGATGTGATGCTGCCGGGCACCGGTGGCCTCGACGTGTGTCGCACCCTTCGCAAGGAGACCAAGACGCCCATCATCATGGCCACGGCCAAGTCTGAGGAGATCGACAAGATCCTCGGGCTCGAGCTCGGGGCCGATGACTACGTCACCAAGCCCTTCAGCCCGCGTGAGCTGGTGGCGCGCGTGAAGGCCGTTCTGCGTCGAACCAGTTCGAAGGCCGAAGAGAAGGACGAGCTCGCCTTCGACAACCTCACCATCAACCTCGTCAAGCATGAGGTCCGGCTCAAGGGCGAAGAGGTCGATCTCAAGCCCAAGGAGTTCGATCTGCTCAAGCTGCTCTGCACCAATCCCGGCAAGGTCTTCACCCGTGACTACCTGCTCGAGCAGCTGTGGGGGTATGACTACCTGGGTGATACGCGCACCGTCGACGTGCACATGCGCCGCCTGCGCCAGAAGATCGAGGAAGATCCGGCCTCGCCTCGCTACCTCAAGACCGTGCACGGCATCGGATACAAGTTCCAGTACGAGGAGAAAGAGTAG
- the pgeF gene encoding peptidoglycan editing factor PgeF, protein MRPRDRMSPTPPSDARLVEVEGRAPYFDFPLLEATGKVTCGFSTRRGGVSPAPFDSLNLGTTTRDDGENVRVNRARFGEAFGGFEVLEYIRLVHGNAVHTVGQGSGTFGCGPEMAPADAVITDQPGLPLVIYTADCVPIVLFDPQRPALGLAHAGWRGTVDDVAGATVAAMQARYGTDPAQLLCGLGASIGPCCFEVHDDVAGPVRDRFPDWQDLVASLITNDKYSIDLWQLNVLQLQRAGVPRRNIAVSRLCTACRADLFFSYRRDRRETGRLAMLAALR, encoded by the coding sequence GTGCGCCCGCGTGATCGCATGAGCCCGACGCCCCCGTCTGACGCACGTCTCGTCGAGGTCGAGGGCCGTGCTCCTTATTTCGACTTTCCGCTGCTCGAGGCCACCGGAAAGGTGACCTGCGGGTTCTCCACCCGGCGCGGTGGGGTGAGCCCTGCCCCGTTCGACAGCCTCAACCTCGGAACCACCACCCGTGATGACGGCGAGAACGTGCGCGTGAACCGCGCGCGCTTCGGAGAAGCGTTCGGCGGCTTCGAGGTGCTCGAGTACATCCGGCTCGTGCACGGCAACGCGGTGCACACGGTAGGGCAGGGGAGCGGCACGTTCGGCTGCGGTCCGGAGATGGCGCCCGCCGACGCGGTGATCACCGATCAGCCGGGCCTGCCCCTGGTGATCTACACTGCCGACTGCGTGCCCATCGTCTTGTTCGATCCGCAGCGACCCGCCCTGGGGCTTGCTCACGCCGGATGGCGAGGCACCGTCGATGACGTGGCCGGCGCCACGGTGGCGGCCATGCAGGCGCGCTACGGCACCGATCCGGCGCAGCTGCTGTGCGGTCTGGGGGCGTCGATCGGACCGTGCTGCTTCGAGGTGCATGACGACGTTGCCGGGCCCGTGCGTGACCGCTTTCCTGATTGGCAGGATTTGGTCGCGTCGTTGATAACTAATGACAAGTACAGCATCGACCTCTGGCAGCTGAACGTGCTGCAGCTGCAGCGAGCAGGGGTGCCCCGGCGGAACATCGCAGTGAGTCGTCTCTGCACGGCCTGCCGGGCCGACCTCTTCTTTTCATATCGGCGCGATCGGCGAGAGACGGGGCGCCTGGCGATGCTGGCGGCCTTGCGATAA